In Brachypodium distachyon strain Bd21 chromosome 5, Brachypodium_distachyon_v3.0, whole genome shotgun sequence, the genomic window GAATCAATCCCGTCCCCTTCTTTACTTTCGTTTTCGGTGATCTGATCGAGTTTTCCGTGGTGGTTTAGATTCGGTTCTACTGCCTTGGGAGCCGGGGGTCGGGGGCGGCGCTgatggctgcggcggcggtgggcgggcACCGGGAGGCGCTGTACTCGCTGGCCGTCATCCAGTtcaacggcagcggcggcagcaaggAGGACCGCGACCTCCGCGCGGGCGCCGCGctgtgcgcgcgcgcggcgtctCTGGGCCACGTGGACGCGCTCCGCGAGCTCGGCCACTGCCTGCAGGACGGCTACGGCGTGCGCCGCTCCGTGCtcgacggccgccgcctcctcatcCAGGCCAACGCCcgggagctcgccgccgcggtcACCGCGTCGGCCTCGCTGCTCCGCGccacgggcggcggcaaggTCTCCAGGACAGGGCGACACTCGTGCCTGCTCAGCGACTTCGGATGCCGCGCGGCAGCCGCTGCAGCGGCAGGCGAGGCGCACGCCGCGAACCGGTTCCTGGCGGAGTGGTTCGCGGCGCGGCCGCTGGGGCCGCCTGGCGCGGCAGAGAGCCCCGCGGCGgcacaggaggaggacggcagcggcagcggcagcgggggcCTGAGGCTGTGCTCGCACGGGCTTTGCGGGCGGCCGGAGACGCGGCGGCACGAGTTCCGGCGGTGCTCCGTGTGCGGCGTGGTGAACTACTGCTCGCGCGCGTGCCAGGCGCTGCACTGGAAGATGGCGCACAAGGCCGAGTGCACTCCCATGGACCGATGGCTCGACGCCAACCccaatgccgccgccggcgacgctgCCGTGGCCGCTCCGGCTCTGTGATCCGCCCGTGTCGCGACTTGTCCCAACTACCCCGGCGCGTCCGTTCCTCTGTACATGGTTGCTGCGGTAAAGTTAAAGCGTGCAGGGTTTACTTGCAGAATCGTTTTTACTAGGTTTTGTTCGGAAGCACAATATTTTCCATCGAGATGTGAAATATATGACGTCGAAATCTCTGCCGTTGCCTTCCCCCGCTTTGCTTTCTCGTGCCCATCTCTGCCTCTCTCTGAAAAGGGAGCAGGGAGTGAAAACGGAAAACACGACAAGGGAAATAAATGCCCCCCTGGCATTTCAACTTTCAATACGCagcacggcagcagcaggacgGTTTCTTCCTGCGAAATTAAAGTTGTGAATTCGAAACCACCGCGCCGCTCCCTTGTCGCTGCCGTTTCTCGGCGGTTTGGTTTGGCGCATCTGTGAGAAAGAAGAAGCCGTTTCTCAGTCCACTCTGGTGCCTGTAAAATTAAATGAAATCGAAATGCTCTtgataagaaaaagaaaaagatctGAAGGAACAAGTGAACAACCACTGTGTTGGCGCGTAGGATTCCCGTGCCCCCGGACGTGGCCGGATTTGGAGGATCGCATCTTTTGGCGACCGGATATGGAACGTGTGGCGCGTAGTGCGCCCGAGGGGATCGTGCACCGCCGAGTGATGGCTTCTCtgtcaaaaacaaacaaatatcCGGCCGCGATAGATTCGGCGCGCTGGTGGATCGTGACCAGGCGGATCGAAGAACCTCAGGCGTCCATATGTCAACGTGTGCGTGAGAAACAGATCTGAGCCGTCGCTGTAGCAGCCGCTTTAAACTTCTCGCCGCCGAGGGTAGTACAGTgagcaagcaagcagcaggAGAAGGTTGGCTATCTGGATGGATTACGGCCGATCGAGCTGTCTACTTGACAATTAGCGCGCGGGCGCGCGTGCGTTCTgaaagtaaaaaaacaaaaatgctaACGTGTATTCGCAGGCGACATAAACACATGTTTGGTTCGTCGTATTGTAAACCTCATGGCGGGCCCGGTGCGCGCGCAGACACTACGTTTTCATGTGATCTTGAACCGTCCGTGTGTGTCTGAACTAGATCGAGCTGATAAGAACGTTGTGGATCTCCGGATGTAACGCCAGAGGAGAAACACTAATTACATGCTGCAGAAGAAGACGTACGGGGATAGATTTATTAGATAGACagataggagcatgggtgtaaCACGGCGAGAGAGATGTTATAGTAACGGAAAGTACGATCGGATCGAGTTAGCCGACGAGCAGGCTTTATGGACCTGCCAGCAACAGTCGTTACGCTTACCACTATACATCAGTACGCATCGATGTgtacaagctagctagcttgtgcGTACTCCTGCGTAGGTCCATGTCTCGCCCATACCTCCCGAGATCGATAGAAACGATGCACTGACGTCGCTGTTCGGAAAACAGCCGCTCCCCGGCGGCCCTAGCTCCTGCCTTGCTCTTGCACGGATATACAGTATATACACACTGCACTGCACGACTCATCACACATGGGCAAGTGTACTTGAGCGATCATGTGCAGGAGGCAGGTAGCGATCATGTGTCCTGCCACAGTAAGTGTTTCGCAAACCGGCAATGTCCTGTTTAGGTAACGGTAGCGATCGACCGCGGTCCAAGAGAACAATCAGTGCCTCTGCTGATGTACGTCATTCGAATTTCAACCACTACTAATCtactatatatacatgtagcTCCTTCCATCGTTGCCACGAGAGCACGGAGGCAAAGAAAATTAACTGAAGCAATCAGCCGGCTCTAAATTGGTATGGGAATCCATCGATGGCAGTAGTATCTACAGATCACTAGCACACGGATTTTTCTGTTGGGTTGATCGGTACGTAGGTTGAGGCCACACGGCTGCTCCCCGCGCCGCAGCACCACATGCCCGTGTCAGCACTTAGCAGGCCCCTTCAGTTAAACCACCACCGGCCACGTACCGCCAGCCGCTGGAATCCTCCCCATCTCGGATTCTTTCTCCgttttttcctccttttcgaaaggGAAAGCCAGCGAACGGTGGCGTCGAACAACCCGGCATCCATGCAATAATGAGGATGCCCAACTGCTGCTTCCCGAACGGAGCACCCggctgccttttcttttcatccTCCTGAAGCAATCCATCCATCGAGCGAGCCGATTCATTCGTTCCTCCCTTTTGTAGTTTTGTATCCGTTtccttctgttttttcttgaaGAATCGATCATttcggctagctagctgtttGATCGGTTTTAGCCTTTTAGGTATGGGTTGATCCCAGATTTAATCATTTCCACTCAAGTTTTCCCCGTTTCTGGATGTTTCAGTTCCCCCGAAATGTGACGTCCAGTGACTGGTTGTACACTAGCCGTACATCTAAAGCGTCCTTGCGTACGCATCTCTCCACGTCAGCATCAACAGAAGCATGGTTCAGATGTACACATATACGCACTCACGCACGCCATATCATATCTGATCTTTAGGCATCGGGTGACGGAAATATTCTCATTTGCATGTATCGTACTCTCTTTCTGATAAGATGTATTTTCTTTGGTTAAAATAACAAAACAATTGCTCTATTCATATGAAGATTATGTGATATAAAATCATTTGAGCataagttttcttttcttttcaaaaaggaataaaaagagaaaatagtATTGGCGGTACCTGAATTTTTGGCAGAGGTGTTTACTTTAGTCCTCCAACTTGCAGAACTTGAACCGCTGTCACTAAATTTGCCCTTCCCGAATCACACAAGGTCCAAATGTGGTTATAAAGAGTTAAGCTGTTTTTATCTTTATGTAGGTGGCGACATTCCATCACACATTTAGAATGCATCATTTTTCTATATGGCACAAATTAATGAGACGAGGACATACATGAATTATACGATCCAAGAAAATATATAACTAGTACTTCTCCCGACctgtattacttgtctcaaatttgcccaaatacggatgtatctatgtgtaaaaagcgtctagatacatgtaatatttcgacaagtaattccggccggacgGAGTACAATAATCTCTTTGGATGTGTAGTATATTTATAatctctataaagttgatccccgCAAAGAGtcatttaatgtttgcaagctcaacatgcaaaatgtccacatcatcaagtTATTGATCCCCACTCATTAAGAGTCATTTAATGTTTTCAACATGCAAAGTGTCCACATCGTCAAGTTAATTCCCACTAAGCTCAACATGCAAAGTGACATGTCATCAAGTTGATTTCCACTAAGATTCATTTAATAATGTTCGCAAGCTCAGTATGCAAAGTGTCCATATCATTAAGTTGATCCCAGTAAGATCAACATAGAGACTGTCCATTTCATCAAGTTGATTCACACTAAAATTCAAATGATGTTCCCAAGGTCAACATGCAAATTGTCCTCTACGGGCGACATaaacatatatttttaatCTCAAGGCATTCTCATCATAACTTTTTACCTAAACATCATCCAGTTCACCAAGCCATGTCCTCTCTACCCTCATCATCCCGATTTGGGAAGCTCGTAAGAAATTTATGGATGTAATTCAAAAGTTGCGGGATACTAAACCACCACcggtgatgaggacatcccaactaatgatacaaccacagcccctacagcacatacacctcaagtaccggagatacacggaccaattactagagctcgtgcacgacaactaaattatcaggtactttcgttcctcggtacttcatttaatattagtgagaatatgctgctgcctaagatgggttcttttatgtgttttaggaatgaaggacctagcttgcacctcaaggatcagcgttggacagcaaaccatggaggtggcagcaaggtggcgggagttagctcaagtgatgatttcagaacattgaaaccgccataacgagagatgagaagaaggccgcatcctcttcatcaatgggatttcggccaagtggaggattctccctccaatgggtatgtatgggccaaagatgagggttataaccttgttttattgggcctaaggccatataatagggtccagccaatttttagatgttttcgttgtgttttaggaggattcctaggccgtttcggagtccctcaagggcctgtccgaaaaccacctagttcccctcctatttataccccatgagcccccccatggagccttgggttttgattagataaagtttagcctttgctactttcgtgtaatcgcgtgtgtcggttagaccacctgttttaccgtcatcaagactccaactatattgagtattcagattcgtgaaccttcatatctcctattcgcaatttcagattgcttttcatcttgttcttgcttgttcttcgattgcttgcaggaacaaagaccttcgtggtcaggttgatcgtgccccc contains:
- the LOC100834565 gene encoding F-box protein At5g50450, encoding MRTRRGACYSCHGAEAASDGPEMHRRKRRKTATEGSLAAVSGPPGCGAVAGDMFEELPDDLVVSILADVAASAGSPADLAGAILTCKRFRQLGQSKVVLARVSSRCLAVRAKSWSDSAHRFLQRCADAGNLDACYLLGMIRFYCLGSRGSGAALMAAAAVGGHREALYSLAVIQFNGSGGSKEDRDLRAGAALCARAASLGHVDALRELGHCLQDGYGVRRSVLDGRRLLIQANARELAAAVTASASLLRATGGGKVSRTGRHSCLLSDFGCRAAAAAAAGEAHAANRFLAEWFAARPLGPPGAAESPAAAQEEDGSGSGSGGLRLCSHGLCGRPETRRHEFRRCSVCGVVNYCSRACQALHWKMAHKAECTPMDRWLDANPNAAAGDAAVAAPAL